In Aminivibrio pyruvatiphilus, one genomic interval encodes:
- a CDS encoding 4Fe-4S dicluster domain-containing protein: protein MKLLKTYLDRCVQCGACMSACSKAWSKEDSPELSRIRVEAVAGLTDIRVCDQCGGCIAVCPSLALSRDTNGIVQIDRKKCTSCLMCVEFCPSASMYFSARIPSPYKCVACGICVRACLEGALEIIDTGKEG, encoded by the coding sequence TTGAAATTACTGAAGACGTACCTGGACCGGTGCGTGCAGTGCGGAGCGTGCATGAGCGCCTGTTCGAAGGCGTGGTCGAAGGAGGACTCCCCCGAGCTCTCCCGGATCCGAGTGGAGGCCGTCGCCGGCCTGACGGACATCCGGGTGTGCGACCAGTGCGGCGGGTGCATAGCCGTCTGCCCGTCTCTGGCCCTCTCCCGGGACACAAACGGCATCGTGCAGATCGACAGGAAGAAGTGCACCTCCTGCCTCATGTGCGTCGAATTCTGTCCCAGCGCGTCCATGTACTTCTCCGCCCGCATCCCCTCGCCCTACAAGTGCGTTGCCTGCGGCATCTGTGTTCGGGCCTGCCTCGAAGGGGCCCTTGAAATCATCGACACCGGGAAGGAGGGCTAG